The genomic window GAATACGGCATCAATGCCCTTCCCGAGGGAGAAAGGCGCATCATATTTTACCGATGAGAACAGCGGCAGGCAATCCTCCACATCGGCTGTGGTATACAGAGGGACTTCGGGATATTTGGCCTTCTTTCCCTCACGCTCATGCCTTTTCTTCTTATATGCCGCGTCTTCTTCCTGTATCTTTGCCGAATCCAGCAGCACGATCTTGGCCAGCTCGCGAGTGGCTGGCGTACAATAGATTTTCCCCTTGAACCCTTCCTTCACCAGAAGCGGCAACCGGCCGGAATGATCCAGATGAACATGCGTCAAAAGAACCGCATCGATAGAAGATGGAGGAACCGGAAAAGACTCCCAGTTTCTGCCCTTCAACTTCCATTCCTGAAACATGCCGCAATCAATCAATATTCTGGAGCCATTCGTCTCCAAAAGATAACAAGACCCGGTCACATTCCGGGCTGCCCCCAAGAATCCCAGCTTAATCTCCATGAACGCCTCCCTCAAAATCCGGCGCTTACCCGCGCAGCGCCCTCTTGCCGACAATCTCGTGTTTGATATACCACCTCTGCACAACCTCAACTACATTTTCCGGAGTATCGCAGATCCTCAGCAAATCCATATCCTCCGGAGACACAAACTTTCTGGCCAGGACCGTTTTCTCCAGCCAATCCAGCAGTCCCTTCCAGTACTCACTCTTGAAAAGTATCACCGGAAAAGGCTTTATCTTCCCCGTTTGCATCAACGTAAGGACTTCACTAAGCTCATCGAGTGTGCCCAATCCGCCGGGGATGATAACAAAGGCCGTGGCATATTTCACCAGCATGACTTTACGAGCGAAAAAATGACGGAAAGATAATGATTTGGTGACATAGGGATTGACGCACTGCTCCTTGGGAAGCTGAATGTTCAATCCGATCGATATGGATTCGGCCTTTGACGCTCCCTTGTTGGCGGCTTCCATAGCGCCGCCTCCACCCCCGGTGATAATGGCAAATCCCAGCTGTCCCAGACGATAGGCGACGTCCTCTACCTCTGCGTACAAGGGGTCCTCACTGTGGAGCCGGGCCGAACCATAAACTGTTACCGCCGGGCCAATATCGGAAAGCTCGTCAAAGCCATCAATGAACTCCCCCATGATACGGAACAAACGCCAGCTTTCCTCCTTGCGCAGATCATTGATTTCATATTCGCCTACCATGAAGTCCTCCTCGATCTATGCAGAACGCTGGAAAAGTCTCACTCAACCCCCGATCGTGGTCGAGGGCAGACCCCATGGCCCCCACTTTTGGGGAGAGTTACCCTCACCTCTTTCTCGACACTCTGCCACAAGCAAAAAGGGGCTTCACCTGCGCCCCCAGTATTGGCAACGATCATCCGTCACGCTCAACGAGCGCAGCAATCGGATGCTTACCATTATAGTTGAAAAGGTCGCACGCTTCTACCTCAAGGATAGAATATAGGAGACAATCACTCTCTCTTCTCCACCAACTCCAGCATCCGGCTGATATCCGTGGTCGGCTGCTGACAACTGAAGTTCTTGCAGACATAAGCTGTTGCCTTACCATCGAGGCTCGTCTGATGTTTCGTGAACCGGGCTAACTGGTGGATTTGAGGCAACGGCTCCTCGGCAGGAATGAAAAGCACAACTTTGTTGGGTATAAACCGCCTCCGCAATGCCTCCAGCATCGTCCGTGTATCGGATGCCTGAGAATCCCCAGCGATGACCACCTCACAGGCATCCCCGAACGAGAAGTCCAGGGCGCACATCAGCTGAGTGTGCCCGCTGGGCGCATTCTCTACCTTGAGCGAGAAGGCTCGGCCGATCTCGGCGGCTCTGGCTTCAAGCTCCGGGTCGGCGGTCATGCGGCCGAGACGCAGCAGATTCAGCATGGCCACAGAGTTGGCGGACGGGATGGCACCATCATAGATTTCTTTGGTGCGGATCAGGAGCGCCTCAGCCTTATCCGAAGTGGCATAGAACCCTCCGTCCTTCCGATCCCAGAAATGCTCCAGAAAATGGGTGTTCAGGTCGAGCGCCGTCTTCAAGTAGCGCACCTCAAAAGTGGCCTCGTAGAGATCGATCAGCCCCCAGATCAGAAAAGCATAGTCCTCGGCATAGGCTGGCAGGGCAGCTTCCCCCTCCCGATACCGATGCAGCAGCGATCCATCCGACACCCGCATCCTCTGAAGGAGGAAATCGGCGGCCCTGCGGGCCGCCTCAGCGTACAGCGGCTCGGCGAACGCCTGCGCCGCCTTGCTCAGCGCGGCAATCATCAACCCATTCCAGTCGGTCAAAACCTTGTCATCCTTATGGGGATGAACTCGCTTTTCACGGTGCAAGAAGAGTTTGACACGGGCCTGTTCAAATCGCCGACCCAAATCCTCTTCCTTCAGGCTCAACGGGGTAGCACATTCCGCCAGGGGCTTCTGCATGTGGAAGATGTTGGAGCCGTTTGGTTTGCCGGTGATCTCCTCGATGAAATTGCCCTTGACGTCGATATCGAACAGCCGTTGGATCAGATCGGCTTCTTCGGCGGCCAAAACTTCCTCAATCTCCTGCTGCCTCCAGAGATAGAACTTACCTTCAACTCCTTCGCTATCGGCATCTTCCGCGGAGTAGAATCCTCCCTCCGGCGACGTCATATCCCGCAAAACATAGGTGAAAATCTGGCGCGCCGTGATCTGGTATTCCTCTTTTCCCGTGGCCTGATAGGCCTCCGTATACGCCATTGCCAGAAGCGCCTGATCATAAAGCATCTTCTCGAAGTGCGGCACCAGCCAGTGCTGATCGGTGGAATATCGATGAAAGCCGAAGCCGATGTGATCATAGATGCCGCCGAGGCGCATGGCCTGAAGAGTGGCTTCCGCCATGTGGAGCGCTTTGGCATCGCCGCTCTTTTTCCAGTATCGAAGCAGGAAGGTCAGATGGTGAGGCGTCGGGAATTTGGGCGCGCCACCGAATCCGCCATACTGGGCATCAAAATTTTTGGACAACTCCCCATAGGCGCGGTTGGAAAGGGACTGTCCCAGATCGCCCCCGGAAGATGTGATGGAAACCTTTTTCAGGGCATTGACCATTGTCTCCGCCGATCTGAGCACATCATTCTTCTGGTTATCCCACACCCGTTTGAAGCGGGGGATCAACTCCATCATTCCGAGCCCCCCCCAGCGGGCCTCCCGGGGGATATAGGTGGCGGCAAAGAAGGGCTTGCCTTCCGGGGTCATGATGATGGTCAGCGGCCACCCGCCTCTGCCGGTAAAGAGCTGGGCAGCGGTCATGTAGACACTATCGATATCCGGGCGCTCCTCCCGGTCCACCTTGACACAAACAAAGGCCTGGTTCAACAACCGGGCCACCTCTGGGTCTTCGAACGATTCGTGCGCCATCACGTGGCACCAGTGGCAGGTGCTGTACCCGATGGAGAGGAAGATGGGCTTATTTTCGTATCGGGCCTTTTGAAAGGCTTCGGGCCCCCAGGGATACCAGTCCACTGGATTTCTGGCGTGCTGAAGCAGATAGGGGCTTTTCTCGAAAACCAGCCGGTTGTGGCCTTCTGGTGGGGTTTCTTCGGTGCGGTTTGTTTCCATCTTCGGATGACCTCCCGCCCTGTTTTTTGTCCGCCTGGGTGCTTACCATTATAGGGTAAAAGGGCGCAGGATACCAGCTTGTTCAATCCCAAGTTCTGTCTAAACCATTCCTCAGAATTTAGAGCGCCAATGTCCTTGACTAAGCAATATGGGTTCTAGTAAGATGGGTGTAAACTGGGTAGGTCGAGGGGGCCAGAGAACTAGATAACAAACTGTTATCTAGTCTATTGAGTCAAACTGATGCAAATTCCTGAGCACTACAAGAATCGAGAACAGGCACTCGTCAAGCATACCCTGCTTAAGCTATATCTTGAGAAACTGTTCATGATCATAGGCCAAAATGAGAGAAGTATTTCTTACGTGGATTGTTTTGCAGGTCCATGGCAAGAAGGCAGCAGCGACCTAGAAGATACCTCTGTGGCAATATCGCTGAATATAATCAAGCGTTGCAAAGAGAGTCTTGCAAGTCGATCCAAAGACGTTCGGTTCAAAGCTCTCTACATCGAAAAGAATCCTGAAGCGTACTCAAAATTGGAATCCTTTGTGAAGCGCGAACAGTGGGAAGGTATTGAAGTCGAAGCCCGGCAAGGTGATTTCTATGAACTGCGCTCGGATATCCGTCAATGGTGTAATGATGATTCTTTCACTTTCTTTTTCGTCGATCCGGCAGGATGGAAAGATGTTGTGGAAATCGACACCCTCAGACCCCTGCTTGAACGACCCAAATCTGAATTCCTCATCAACTTCATGTTTGATTTTATTCGACGCGGCTATCCGCAGGCTACGTTATCCCAACATATGAGACGCATTTTTGGTACAGTTCGTGATATTTCCGCCTTAACACCTGAAGAACGAGAGGAGTATCTGATATCCGCGTACCAGGAAAACCTCAAGCACTCTCTCCCATCCGATGGTCCCACACCGAGATCAACACGAGTAAAAGTCCAGTATCCATTGAAAGACCGTACGATGTATTATCTCGTTTACCTTACTCGCCATCCTCTCGGTATCGTTGAGTTTATGGAGGAGTCGGAGAAAGTCGCCCTGATCCAACGCATTGTACGCGCTGAGGCAAAGCAACAGCACAGAATCG from Dehalococcoidia bacterium includes these protein-coding regions:
- a CDS encoding thioredoxin domain-containing protein gives rise to the protein METNRTEETPPEGHNRLVFEKSPYLLQHARNPVDWYPWGPEAFQKARYENKPIFLSIGYSTCHWCHVMAHESFEDPEVARLLNQAFVCVKVDREERPDIDSVYMTAAQLFTGRGGWPLTIIMTPEGKPFFAATYIPREARWGGLGMMELIPRFKRVWDNQKNDVLRSAETMVNALKKVSITSSGGDLGQSLSNRAYGELSKNFDAQYGGFGGAPKFPTPHHLTFLLRYWKKSGDAKALHMAEATLQAMRLGGIYDHIGFGFHRYSTDQHWLVPHFEKMLYDQALLAMAYTEAYQATGKEEYQITARQIFTYVLRDMTSPEGGFYSAEDADSEGVEGKFYLWRQQEIEEVLAAEEADLIQRLFDIDVKGNFIEEITGKPNGSNIFHMQKPLAECATPLSLKEEDLGRRFEQARVKLFLHREKRVHPHKDDKVLTDWNGLMIAALSKAAQAFAEPLYAEAARRAADFLLQRMRVSDGSLLHRYREGEAALPAYAEDYAFLIWGLIDLYEATFEVRYLKTALDLNTHFLEHFWDRKDGGFYATSDKAEALLIRTKEIYDGAIPSANSVAMLNLLRLGRMTADPELEARAAEIGRAFSLKVENAPSGHTQLMCALDFSFGDACEVVIAGDSQASDTRTMLEALRRRFIPNKVVLFIPAEEPLPQIHQLARFTKHQTSLDGKATAYVCKNFSCQQPTTDISRMLELVEKRE
- a CDS encoding TIGR00730 family Rossman fold protein, with product MVGEYEINDLRKEESWRLFRIMGEFIDGFDELSDIGPAVTVYGSARLHSEDPLYAEVEDVAYRLGQLGFAIITGGGGGAMEAANKGASKAESISIGLNIQLPKEQCVNPYVTKSLSFRHFFARKVMLVKYATAFVIIPGGLGTLDELSEVLTLMQTGKIKPFPVILFKSEYWKGLLDWLEKTVLARKFVSPEDMDLLRICDTPENVVEVVQRWYIKHEIVGKRALRG
- the tcmP gene encoding three-Cys-motif partner protein TcmP, coding for MQIPEHYKNREQALVKHTLLKLYLEKLFMIIGQNERSISYVDCFAGPWQEGSSDLEDTSVAISLNIIKRCKESLASRSKDVRFKALYIEKNPEAYSKLESFVKREQWEGIEVEARQGDFYELRSDIRQWCNDDSFTFFFVDPAGWKDVVEIDTLRPLLERPKSEFLINFMFDFIRRGYPQATLSQHMRRIFGTVRDISALTPEEREEYLISAYQENLKHSLPSDGPTPRSTRVKVQYPLKDRTMYYLVYLTRHPLGIVEFMEESEKVALIQRIVRAEAKQQHRIDESHQAELWSASEFESGEYAKTNLAQVKTYWLSKLPYQPKRFGISDLADMLEETGWFISDFQAAFRELQSENKAKNLDARRNRPTNVVHFHKKNHQGEYLQKL